A genomic segment from Anaerolineales bacterium encodes:
- a CDS encoding heavy-metal-associated domain-containing protein has protein sequence MERLVMNIPALYGDHHTTAVRKLLEPMDGVAEILASSAAHQLVVKYYPTVVTQAEIVKALENQGYVAGAPEPAFALPLGERSGRHTAILSGTGESMAFAEQSPTLQGRALWPCPGFEIQHIPKE, from the coding sequence ATGGAACGCCTAGTCATGAATATCCCAGCCCTGTATGGCGATCACCACACGACTGCCGTCCGCAAGCTGTTGGAGCCGATGGATGGCGTGGCCGAGATCCTCGCCAGTTCCGCCGCGCATCAGCTTGTGGTCAAGTACTACCCAACGGTCGTCACGCAGGCAGAGATCGTGAAGGCCCTGGAGAATCAGGGATACGTCGCTGGCGCTCCGGAGCCGGCTTTCGCCCTCCCCTTGGGCGAGCGCTCCGGGCGCCACACCGCCATCCTGTCCGGCACTGGCGAGTCGATGGCCTTTGCTGAGCAGTCTCCCACGCTGCAGGGGCGAGCCCTGTGGCCGTGTCCCGGTTTCGAAATTCAGCACATTCCCAAAGAGTGA
- the cooS gene encoding anaerobic carbon-monoxide dehydrogenase catalytic subunit, protein MPPVKSKKARTPQERSLDPAAQQMLIRADALGLDTAFSRAEQMAPCPIGSTGSCCKLCFMGPCRLVKDGQTGVCGATIDTIAARNFARAVAAGAAAHSDHGRDLALTLRAVAKGEAKGYKIRDPYRLERVARKLKIPTEARPVSDIALDVAETCLAQFGQQTGEVAHVDSAPPKRKQLWRELKLAPRGIDREIVDVLHRTHMGDDQDPEHILHQTLRTSLGDGWGGSMIATDLSDILFGTPSPLVSQVNLGVLRHDEVNIVVHGHEPTLSEMILAATTDPELIEYAGTKGAKGINLCGICCTSNETLMRQGVPSAGNFLHQELAIITGAVEAMVVDVQCIMQALPDLAKKFHTEVITTSPKVKITNATHIEFDEQNAYEIARTIVRRAIDNYPNRGEVDIPDVSSDVVPGFSHEYINYMLGGSYRSSFRPLNDAIMSGRIRGVVADVGCNNPRTTQDASHDYLVREFLKNDVLVVETGCGAIASGKFGYLLGEAAMEWAGPGLREVCEATGMPPVLHMGSCVDNSRILTVLTQVVEEGGLGDDISEVPAVGIAPEWMSEKALAIACYCAASGAYVIMGIHSPVAGSDEVTRILSQDWEKKLGGKIEFVVEDAEMVRRALEHIDKKRAALKLPPYDPTRFGRSGDARMLKLMELEPEERAEALYGQPAGD, encoded by the coding sequence ATGCCCCCAGTGAAAAGCAAGAAAGCGCGCACACCCCAGGAACGATCGCTCGACCCCGCCGCTCAGCAGATGCTGATCCGAGCCGATGCGCTTGGCCTGGACACGGCGTTCTCCCGCGCCGAGCAGATGGCACCCTGCCCGATCGGGTCGACCGGATCGTGCTGCAAGCTCTGCTTCATGGGCCCGTGCCGGCTGGTCAAGGATGGACAGACCGGTGTGTGCGGCGCCACCATCGATACTATCGCTGCCCGCAACTTCGCCCGGGCCGTCGCTGCTGGCGCTGCCGCCCACTCCGATCACGGCCGCGACCTGGCCCTGACCCTGCGGGCCGTCGCCAAGGGAGAGGCCAAAGGCTACAAGATCCGAGACCCGTACCGGTTGGAGCGGGTTGCCCGCAAGCTGAAAATCCCGACCGAAGCCCGGCCGGTCAGCGACATCGCCCTCGATGTCGCCGAGACCTGTCTAGCGCAGTTTGGACAGCAGACCGGCGAAGTGGCGCACGTCGACTCCGCCCCGCCCAAGCGCAAGCAGCTGTGGCGCGAGCTCAAGCTCGCCCCGCGCGGGATCGACCGCGAGATCGTCGACGTGCTGCACCGGACACATATGGGCGACGACCAGGACCCGGAGCACATCCTACATCAGACGCTGCGAACGTCGCTGGGCGATGGTTGGGGCGGGTCGATGATCGCCACCGATCTCTCCGATATCCTCTTTGGCACCCCCAGCCCGCTCGTCTCGCAGGTCAACCTCGGGGTACTGCGGCACGACGAGGTCAACATCGTCGTCCACGGCCATGAGCCAACCCTGTCGGAGATGATCCTGGCGGCCACGACCGACCCCGAGCTGATCGAGTACGCCGGGACCAAGGGCGCCAAGGGGATCAACCTGTGCGGTATCTGCTGCACCAGCAACGAGACCCTGATGCGCCAGGGCGTTCCGTCGGCCGGCAATTTCCTGCATCAGGAGCTGGCCATCATCACCGGGGCCGTCGAGGCCATGGTGGTCGACGTGCAGTGCATCATGCAGGCGCTGCCCGACCTGGCCAAGAAGTTCCACACAGAAGTCATCACGACCTCGCCCAAGGTGAAGATCACCAACGCCACGCACATCGAGTTCGACGAGCAAAACGCCTACGAGATCGCCAGGACCATCGTGCGCCGGGCGATCGACAACTACCCCAACCGGGGCGAGGTCGACATCCCGGACGTGTCCTCGGACGTTGTGCCGGGTTTCTCGCACGAATACATCAACTACATGCTGGGCGGCTCCTACCGCTCCTCGTTCCGCCCGCTGAACGACGCCATCATGAGCGGCCGTATCCGGGGCGTGGTGGCCGACGTCGGCTGCAACAACCCGCGCACAACCCAGGACGCCTCACACGACTACCTGGTGCGGGAGTTTCTCAAGAATGACGTGCTGGTGGTCGAGACCGGCTGCGGCGCCATCGCTAGCGGCAAGTTCGGCTACCTGCTGGGCGAGGCGGCGATGGAATGGGCCGGCCCCGGCCTGCGCGAGGTCTGCGAGGCCACCGGCATGCCGCCCGTCCTGCATATGGGCTCGTGCGTCGACAACTCCCGCATCCTGACCGTGCTCACCCAGGTCGTGGAAGAAGGCGGCCTGGGCGATGACATCTCCGAGGTGCCAGCCGTTGGGATCGCGCCGGAATGGATGAGCGAGAAGGCGCTGGCTATCGCCTGCTACTGCGCCGCCTCGGGCGCCTACGTGATCATGGGCATCCATAGCCCGGTCGCAGGCAGCGATGAGGTCACCCGCATCCTCAGCCAGGACTGGGAGAAGAAGCTCGGCGGCAAGATCGAGTTCGTCGTCGAGGACGCCGAGATGGTGCGGCGGGCGCTGGAGCACATCGACAAGAAGCGGGCGGCCTTGAAGCTGCCCCCGTACGACCCCACCCGCTTCGGGCGGAGCGGAGACGCCCGCATGCTCAAGCTGATGGAACTCGAACCGGAAGAACGCGCCGAAGCCCTGTACGGGCAGCCGGCCGGGGACTAG
- the acsB gene encoding acetyl-CoA decarbonylase/synthase complex subunit alpha/beta, which produces MSRYIATHAIRGANDIVREAEVMLERALEEKGPDTPVSFPNTAYYLPTILGMTGMEVTTIGGLQPALEHAKGLLHPVPPDRRWTPYLGETLDSGMATLLAEEVIMALRFVYELQPESLPGFQLAGGTAYPSKNGDNGHGHLNGPIDDIQLRSWGIQLVDGRMPGFAAIVGCAKSNEVAVKIVRELQRRNILTFLCGNVNGRSIIHQLQEEGVELGYDTYTVPFGTDTVSAIYPLGFAVRSALTFGGMKGGQARKILLYNKNRVFAFVLALGEVDDLKYATAAGAINFGFPVIADTVIPEILPTGVTTYEHVVSMPFNEIEGKDDLERAERLVQKCIEIRGVKVKVSEIPIPVPYGSAFEGEVVRKNDMRVEFGGKNSRAFEYLHLADLDKVEDGKIEIVGPGFEDTHPQGAMDLGIIIKVAGRKMEKDFEPVLERQVHYFVNGASGIQHIGQRDIAWIRISQAAADKGFNLKHFGDILHARFHADFGSIVDKVQVQIITDPKLHAEWLDKARQAYEERNVRIGSMTDESVDTFYSCTLCQSFAPNHVCIISPERLGLCGAYNWLDCKASNQINPTGPNQPIKKAAQLDPVKGYYVGVNEFALGASHQQVTDVSMYSIMENPMTACGCFECIAMVIPEANGVMIVSREDTSMTPAGMTFSTLAGMAGGGLQTPGIMGHGKFYILSPKFISADGGFKRVVWMSSVLREQMAEQLEKVSIREGDPDLLSKIADERICTDVEGLMQFLTDKNHPALSMPSLF; this is translated from the coding sequence ATGTCACGCTACATCGCCACCCACGCCATTCGGGGCGCCAACGATATCGTGCGCGAAGCCGAGGTCATGCTCGAGCGCGCCCTGGAGGAGAAAGGGCCCGACACCCCGGTCTCCTTCCCCAACACCGCCTACTACCTGCCGACGATCCTGGGCATGACCGGAATGGAGGTCACCACGATCGGCGGGTTGCAGCCGGCGTTGGAGCACGCCAAGGGGCTGCTGCATCCAGTGCCTCCCGATCGCCGCTGGACTCCGTACCTGGGTGAGACGCTGGACTCGGGCATGGCCACGCTGCTGGCCGAAGAAGTGATCATGGCCCTGCGGTTCGTCTACGAACTGCAGCCAGAATCCCTGCCCGGCTTCCAGCTGGCCGGCGGCACGGCCTACCCCTCCAAGAACGGCGACAACGGCCACGGCCACCTCAACGGCCCGATCGATGACATCCAGCTGCGCTCGTGGGGGATCCAACTGGTCGACGGGCGCATGCCCGGCTTCGCCGCCATCGTCGGCTGTGCCAAATCGAACGAGGTCGCGGTCAAGATCGTGCGCGAGCTGCAGCGGCGCAACATCCTGACCTTCCTGTGCGGCAACGTCAACGGGCGGAGCATCATCCATCAGCTCCAAGAAGAGGGTGTCGAGCTGGGCTATGACACCTACACCGTGCCCTTCGGGACGGACACCGTCTCGGCCATCTACCCGCTGGGTTTCGCCGTACGCTCGGCGCTGACCTTCGGCGGCATGAAGGGCGGCCAGGCCCGCAAGATCCTGCTCTACAACAAGAACCGCGTCTTCGCCTTCGTCCTGGCCCTGGGCGAGGTCGACGACCTGAAGTACGCCACCGCCGCCGGCGCCATCAACTTCGGCTTCCCGGTCATCGCCGATACGGTCATCCCGGAGATCCTGCCGACCGGCGTCACCACCTATGAGCACGTGGTGTCAATGCCGTTCAACGAGATCGAAGGCAAGGATGACCTGGAACGCGCCGAACGGCTGGTGCAGAAGTGCATCGAGATCCGGGGCGTCAAGGTCAAGGTCAGCGAGATCCCGATCCCGGTGCCCTACGGCTCGGCCTTCGAGGGCGAGGTCGTGCGCAAGAACGACATGCGGGTCGAGTTCGGCGGCAAGAACAGCCGCGCCTTCGAGTACCTGCACCTGGCCGACCTCGACAAAGTGGAGGACGGCAAGATCGAGATCGTCGGGCCCGGGTTCGAGGACACCCATCCGCAGGGCGCCATGGACCTGGGCATCATCATCAAGGTGGCCGGCCGCAAGATGGAGAAGGACTTCGAGCCCGTGCTCGAACGCCAGGTGCACTACTTCGTCAACGGCGCCTCCGGCATCCAGCACATCGGCCAGCGCGACATCGCCTGGATCCGCATCAGCCAGGCCGCCGCCGACAAGGGGTTCAACCTCAAACATTTCGGCGACATCCTGCACGCCCGCTTCCATGCCGATTTTGGCAGCATCGTGGATAAGGTCCAGGTCCAGATCATCACCGATCCCAAGCTGCACGCCGAGTGGCTGGACAAGGCCCGCCAGGCCTACGAAGAGCGCAATGTGCGAATCGGCTCGATGACCGACGAGAGCGTGGACACCTTCTACTCGTGCACACTGTGCCAGTCTTTCGCCCCGAACCACGTGTGCATCATCAGCCCCGAGCGCCTCGGCCTGTGCGGCGCCTACAACTGGCTGGATTGCAAGGCCTCCAACCAGATCAACCCTACCGGCCCCAACCAGCCGATCAAGAAAGCCGCACAGCTGGACCCCGTCAAGGGCTACTATGTCGGGGTCAATGAGTTCGCCCTCGGCGCCAGCCACCAACAGGTTACCGACGTCTCGATGTACTCGATCATGGAAAACCCGATGACGGCCTGCGGCTGTTTCGAGTGCATCGCCATGGTCATCCCCGAGGCCAATGGCGTGATGATCGTCAGCCGCGAGGACACCAGCATGACCCCGGCCGGCATGACCTTCTCGACCCTGGCCGGCATGGCCGGCGGCGGGCTGCAGACTCCGGGCATCATGGGCCACGGCAAGTTCTACATACTCAGCCCCAAGTTCATTTCGGCCGACGGCGGCTTCAAGCGGGTCGTCTGGATGTCGTCGGTGCTCAGGGAGCAGATGGCCGAGCAGCTCGAGAAAGTCTCCATCCGCGAAGGGGACCCGGACCTGCTCTCGAAGATCGCCGACGAGCGGATCTGCACCGACGTCGAAGGACTGATGCAGTTCCTGACGGACAAGAACCACCCGGCTCTGTCCATGCCCTCGTTGTTCTAG
- a CDS encoding acetyl-CoA decarbonylase/synthase complex subunit delta, with translation MTIEIPKEKWTGKVREVRLGATSAEGGTRSRLVTLGGDTALPHLSFEGALPNPPVLSVEVRDRKPDDWSPLLYKAWGEALQDPGEWAKAAEAAGADMIYLCLSLTDAEGQRPTPAKARAAVRKVLDATGLPLAVVGPGQAELDNELMVPVAEEAKGERILLGVCEEKNYRTLVAAALANDHLVQSKTPMDVNLSKQLVILIHDMGLPLDRIVIDPTTGALGYGIEYGYSVMERLRLAALQGDSMTQQPMIVTPGEEAWRVKEARVGEGVPKAWGDWERRSLNWEAVTANSLLYAGANIVVLRHPETLKRLRGVVDGLKVTA, from the coding sequence ATGACCATCGAGATTCCCAAGGAGAAGTGGACGGGCAAGGTTCGCGAGGTCAGACTGGGTGCGACGAGCGCCGAAGGGGGGACCCGCAGCCGCCTCGTCACCCTGGGCGGAGATACCGCCCTGCCGCATCTGAGCTTCGAAGGCGCACTTCCGAATCCGCCGGTTCTGTCGGTCGAAGTCCGGGACCGCAAACCGGATGACTGGTCGCCGCTGCTGTACAAGGCCTGGGGCGAAGCCCTGCAGGATCCGGGGGAATGGGCCAAGGCGGCCGAGGCCGCCGGCGCCGACATGATCTATCTGTGCCTCAGCCTAACCGACGCCGAGGGACAGCGCCCAACCCCCGCTAAGGCCCGGGCCGCGGTGCGAAAAGTGCTCGACGCCACCGGCCTGCCCCTGGCTGTGGTCGGGCCCGGCCAGGCTGAGCTCGATAACGAACTCATGGTGCCGGTGGCCGAAGAGGCCAAAGGCGAGCGCATCCTGCTCGGCGTCTGCGAAGAGAAGAACTACCGCACCCTGGTGGCCGCCGCCCTGGCCAATGATCATCTGGTGCAGTCCAAGACTCCGATGGATGTCAATCTGTCCAAGCAGCTGGTCATTCTCATCCACGACATGGGCCTGCCGCTGGACCGGATTGTGATCGATCCGACCACCGGCGCCCTGGGCTACGGCATCGAGTACGGCTATTCGGTGATGGAACGGCTGCGGCTGGCCGCCCTGCAAGGCGACAGCATGACCCAACAGCCGATGATTGTCACCCCCGGCGAAGAGGCCTGGCGCGTCAAGGAAGCTCGCGTCGGCGAGGGCGTGCCCAAGGCCTGGGGAGACTGGGAACGCCGCAGCCTAAACTGGGAAGCCGTCACCGCCAATTCCCTGCTGTACGCCGGAGCCAACATCGTGGTGTTGCGCCATCCGGAGACGCTCAAGCGGCTGCGCGGCGTGGTCGACGGCCTGAAGGTCACGGCCTGA
- the acsC gene encoding acetyl-CoA decarbonylase/synthase complex subunit gamma: protein MALTGLEIYKLLPQTNCKECSYPTCLAFAMKLAAKQAELKACPYVTEEAKTKLEAASAPPMRLIEIGSADQRLQVGNETVLFRHEKTFYHRPGLFWRLRDSEKPEDLKKKAAEADAYQVDYVGINLTLDGFAVEAASGDAKTFAAAVAVVHAASQKPLILIAPTPELAKAGLEAAGDSRPLLHAATADNWQAMAEIAKAAKVPLVARAADLDSLAALTDNLAKAGLEDIVLDPAITGYKDSLEQLTIARRLALRKNFRPLGFPVITFPGATGADETLLAAEHIAKYAGFIVLDTFDPASFYPLLVLRQNIYTDPQKPIQVQPGVYEINNPNADSPLMVTTNFSITYFAVANEVEGSGWPAWLVVADAEGMSVLTAWAAGKFDAERIAKSIKGFGLEQKVSHKKLLIPGAVAVLSGELEEELPGWQILVGPREAVDISGYLKATWKN from the coding sequence ATGGCACTCACCGGACTCGAAATCTACAAGCTCCTGCCGCAGACTAACTGCAAGGAATGCAGCTACCCCACCTGCCTGGCCTTTGCCATGAAGCTGGCTGCCAAGCAGGCGGAATTGAAGGCCTGTCCCTACGTCACCGAAGAGGCCAAGACCAAGCTCGAGGCCGCCTCGGCGCCGCCCATGCGCCTGATTGAGATCGGCTCGGCAGATCAGCGTCTGCAGGTCGGAAACGAGACCGTTCTCTTCCGCCATGAGAAGACCTTCTACCACCGACCGGGTCTGTTCTGGCGCCTGCGCGACAGCGAAAAGCCTGAAGACCTCAAGAAGAAGGCCGCCGAAGCCGATGCCTACCAGGTCGACTATGTCGGAATCAACCTGACCCTGGATGGCTTCGCCGTCGAGGCTGCCTCCGGCGATGCCAAGACCTTCGCCGCGGCCGTGGCCGTCGTGCACGCCGCCAGCCAGAAGCCCCTGATCTTGATCGCCCCCACCCCCGAACTGGCCAAGGCCGGGCTGGAGGCCGCCGGCGACAGCCGACCCCTGCTGCATGCCGCAACTGCCGACAACTGGCAGGCCATGGCGGAGATCGCCAAGGCGGCCAAGGTACCCCTGGTCGCCCGCGCCGCCGACCTGGACTCCCTCGCGGCCTTGACTGACAACCTGGCCAAGGCCGGCCTGGAGGATATCGTCCTGGATCCGGCGATCACGGGCTACAAGGACTCGCTCGAGCAGCTGACGATAGCCCGCCGCCTGGCGCTACGCAAGAACTTCCGTCCACTCGGTTTTCCGGTGATCACCTTTCCCGGCGCCACCGGCGCCGATGAGACCCTGCTGGCCGCCGAACACATCGCCAAGTACGCTGGTTTCATCGTGCTCGACACCTTTGACCCGGCGTCGTTCTACCCGCTGCTCGTGCTGCGCCAGAACATCTACACCGACCCACAGAAGCCGATCCAGGTCCAGCCCGGCGTGTACGAGATCAACAACCCGAACGCCGACTCGCCATTGATGGTGACGACCAACTTCTCGATCACCTACTTCGCCGTCGCCAACGAGGTCGAGGGCTCAGGCTGGCCGGCCTGGCTGGTCGTGGCCGACGCCGAGGGGATGAGCGTGCTCACCGCCTGGGCAGCCGGGAAGTTCGACGCCGAACGCATCGCCAAGTCGATCAAGGGCTTCGGCCTCGAGCAGAAGGTCAGTCACAAGAAGCTGTTGATCCCAGGCGCGGTGGCGGTACTGTCGGGTGAGCTAGAAGAGGAGCTGCCCGGCTGGCAGATCCTGGTCGGCCCGCGCGAGGCGGTGGACATCAGCGGCTACCTGAAGGCGACCTGGAAGAACTGA
- a CDS encoding ASKHA domain-containing protein has product MTLATHKVRILPSDSTIEAPTGALVAEAIQQAGLEIAQPCGGQGRCGRCAVLVEGGARRRSSLRLTAEDLQTGYALACQTVIEGDLTVTIPEQEKIERRLVTDKAAARVSLPFPYTSDLQGVHAFRLSLPEPNLQDNTDDLMRLQKGLTEAGYPEVEIPLGMIRRMGDALRQSEWTPWVALETRSWSRPNGPPRLLDVRPEPIEPLGLAIDIGTTTVSLHLVNLSSGEVIASAAEYNGQIAFGEDVISRIIYASKNDGLPSLTQRVHQTIGLLLDRLQKRTAVTGDMILKAVVAGNTTMIHLFLGIPPGPIRVAPFIPTVNLPSAFMAGEIGLPINPQAVVDCLPGIASYVGADISAGVLACDLATTDVLTLFIDVGTNGEMVLGTRDWLVTCACSAGPAFEGAGVVDGMRATEGAIEEVWVNSTTYEPTYRVIGGGKPRGICGSGLISLLAELFVTGVVDRAGGVKIDLGSPRVRQGDHGPEYVVAWGAETESGKDIVLTKVDVDNLMRAKAAIYAGFSVLASSVGVSLTAVEQVLVGGSFGKYINVEKAVQIGLLPDVPWERFHFLGNTALQGAYMALLSLDQRQLVAQLARQMTYIELSADNTFYEAFTAAMFLPHTEIARFPSVAEVWDRYTAREPAADGAATP; this is encoded by the coding sequence ATGACCTTGGCCACGCACAAGGTCCGCATCCTTCCATCCGACTCGACCATTGAGGCGCCAACCGGCGCCCTGGTCGCTGAGGCGATTCAACAGGCGGGCCTCGAGATTGCGCAGCCGTGCGGCGGACAGGGGCGCTGCGGCCGCTGCGCCGTGTTGGTCGAAGGCGGCGCGCGCCGCCGCTCCAGCCTGCGCCTGACGGCAGAGGATCTGCAGACCGGCTATGCCCTCGCCTGCCAGACAGTCATCGAGGGCGACCTGACGGTCACCATTCCCGAGCAGGAAAAGATCGAACGCCGGCTGGTGACCGACAAGGCGGCCGCCCGCGTCAGTCTGCCCTTCCCCTACACTTCGGACCTGCAGGGCGTTCACGCCTTCCGCCTCAGCCTGCCCGAGCCCAACCTGCAGGACAACACCGACGACTTGATGCGCCTGCAGAAAGGATTGACCGAGGCCGGCTACCCAGAGGTAGAGATCCCGCTGGGGATGATCCGCCGCATGGGCGACGCGCTGCGACAGTCGGAGTGGACTCCGTGGGTGGCGCTCGAGACCCGGTCGTGGTCTCGCCCCAACGGCCCACCGCGCCTGCTGGACGTGCGCCCCGAACCGATCGAGCCCCTCGGTCTGGCGATCGACATCGGCACGACGACGGTCAGCCTGCACCTGGTCAATCTGTCCTCGGGCGAGGTGATCGCATCGGCGGCCGAATACAACGGCCAGATCGCCTTCGGCGAGGACGTGATCTCGCGCATCATCTACGCCTCCAAGAACGACGGCCTGCCATCGCTGACCCAGCGAGTCCACCAAACGATCGGGCTGCTCCTTGACCGTCTCCAGAAGCGCACGGCGGTCACCGGGGACATGATCCTCAAGGCGGTCGTGGCCGGCAACACGACCATGATTCACCTGTTCCTGGGCATACCCCCCGGGCCGATCCGCGTGGCGCCGTTCATCCCGACCGTCAACTTGCCCTCGGCCTTCATGGCCGGTGAGATCGGCCTGCCGATCAACCCTCAAGCCGTCGTCGACTGCCTGCCCGGCATTGCCTCCTATGTCGGGGCCGACATCTCGGCCGGGGTGCTGGCCTGCGACCTGGCGACAACCGACGTGCTGACCCTGTTCATCGACGTCGGTACCAATGGCGAGATGGTGCTCGGCACCCGCGACTGGCTGGTCACCTGCGCCTGTTCCGCCGGGCCGGCCTTTGAGGGCGCGGGCGTGGTCGACGGCATGCGCGCCACCGAAGGCGCCATCGAGGAGGTCTGGGTCAACTCGACGACGTATGAACCGACCTATCGCGTGATCGGCGGGGGTAAGCCGCGCGGCATCTGCGGCTCCGGCTTGATCTCGCTCCTGGCCGAGTTGTTCGTCACCGGCGTGGTCGATCGCGCCGGCGGCGTCAAGATCGACCTAGGCTCGCCGCGGGTTCGCCAGGGCGACCACGGGCCGGAGTATGTCGTCGCCTGGGGGGCCGAGACCGAAAGCGGCAAGGACATCGTCCTGACCAAAGTCGATGTCGACAACCTGATGCGCGCCAAGGCCGCCATCTACGCCGGATTCTCCGTCCTGGCCTCGAGCGTCGGGGTCAGCCTCACTGCCGTCGAACAAGTGCTGGTCGGTGGATCGTTCGGCAAATACATCAACGTCGAGAAGGCGGTGCAGATCGGGTTGCTGCCCGATGTTCCCTGGGAACGCTTCCACTTCCTGGGGAACACCGCCCTGCAGGGCGCCTACATGGCGCTGCTTTCACTCGATCAGCGCCAGCTGGTGGCGCAGCTCGCCCGGCAGATGACCTACATCGAACTCTCGGCCGACAACACCTTCTACGAGGCATTCACCGCCGCCATGTTCCTGCCCCACACCGAGATCGCCCGCTTCCCCAGCGTAGCCGAGGTCTGGGATCGCTACACCGCCCGTGAACCGGCTGCAGACGGAGCAGCGACCCCATGA